In Ananas comosus cultivar F153 unplaced genomic scaffold, ASM154086v1, whole genome shotgun sequence, the following are encoded in one genomic region:
- the LOC109704671 gene encoding uncharacterized protein LOC109704671 — MRGHAYDVCVKLRDHRKNKLQFKESCRVITISEEQSEDSVNQRNMVRQPAVACEDSDSAWLAYNTPSRDNGARRVEYRLLEIDNDLRRVQIDVRTLATNIDCVAMAIKNMKEQLKEILDKLNTYEKTRVETCQTITCGVDSNTKEDERAEDSFQIKLKSGKVLPERQGQPQNGKDKEIQINEEAPTSSNQGKLSKIEYNILSHLRKVPALLSVYDALMMSRELRDVLIYALQNPEPFYAYFAEMNMKEALYSRHIANVTFTDEDMLLGTAHHNRPLYVTGTSDGEKINRILIDPGSSVNILTLRTLKSLALNVDHLSSEKILIQGFNQHSQKALGSIILPIKFGALRTDVKFYVINADTSYKALLGRPWLHEYNVVPSTLHQCMKYIKDGEEFRIDGDIRPFGVHEVRYEDARYFAESEKDIKLSRELEEGKVQSDKKLSKGKIKIEDNKENVIPHFGSDSEDSDDEEQVRKMLETFSFKLNMPWGEDSSEDEEIFLTSESNMFVRTPELIEDSLTITRVPYGHIKSLHINEPTKVNDLKTFFVPPQVEKVKGKERIKKGILFYKSDDYKPSDLIKLDNSDEEIYEDVNMPKYFPKNLKNMMNRSGIPARRSRANRKFFQKMWNPQQKRVVLPNGRTIHTRGLGYHQSAHMHKITNNDSLVMRHTCTMITIKDIKQDKDMISIEPVKTKLLELKDAPQELEDGGQATVDELLEINLGNEEDRRPDELLEINLGNEEDRRTTYISALLPEKDQDMLKILLLEYKDCFALTYKEMPDIDPSVAVHKLAISPDVVPVKQAPRTDHNRN, encoded by the coding sequence ATGAGAGGTCATGCTTATGATGTATGCGTGAAACTTCGGGACCATAGAAAAAACAAATTACAGTTCAAGGAGTCGTGTCGGGTAATAACAATCTCCGAAGAGCAATCTGAAGACTCCGTAAATCAAAGGAATATGGTTAGACAACCTGCTGTGGCATGTGAAGATAGTGATAGTGCCTGGTTAGCATACAATACTCCCAGCAGGGATAACGGTGCAAGGAGGGTCGAATATCGTCTTCTCGAGATAGACAATGATTTGAGGAGAGTGCAGATTGATGTGCGCACTCTAGCAACAAACATAGACTGTGTGGCTAtggcaataaaaaatatgaaagagcAATTAAAAGAGATACTTGATAAGTTGAATACTTATGAAAAGACTAGAGTCGAAACGTGCCAAACTATTACCTGTGGTGTCGATTCTAATACCAAGGAAGATGAACGAGCTGAGGATTCTTTCCAAATTAAGCTTAAGTCTGGAAAGGTGTTACCAGAAAGACAAGGGCAGCCGCAAAAtggtaaagataaagaaattcAGATAAATGAAGAGGCACCGACTTCATCAAATCAAGGAAAGTTATCAAAGATTGAGTATAACATACTTTCCCATTTAAGAAAAGTGCCAGCCTTGTTGAGTGTGTATGACGCCCTGATGATGTCCAGAGAACTTCGGGATGTACTCATCTACGCTTTACAAAACCCCGAGCCCTTTTATGCGTATTTTGCTGAGATGAATATGAAAGAAGCATTGTACTCCAGACATATCGCCAATGTTACTTTCACTGATGAGGACATGCTGTTGGGAACTGCTCATCACAATAGGCCGTTATACGTGACTGGGACAAGCGATGGAGAGAAGATTAATCGTATTCTAATCGATCCTGGATCCTCAGTCAACATTTTGACTTTAAGAACTTTGAAAAGTTTAGCTCTGAATGTCGATCATCTGTCCtcagaaaaaattttgattcaagGCTTTAATCAGCATAGCCAAAAAGCTCTCGGGTCGATCATTCTTCCTATAAAATTTGGAGCATTGCGGACCGATGTAAAATTCTATGTGATAAATGCAGATACTTCGTATAAAGCGTTATTGGGACGGCCTTGGTTGCACGAGTATAATGTTGTCCCCTCTACTCTTCATCaatgtatgaaatatattaaggaTGGAGAAGAATTCAGAATTGATGGTGATATACGCCCATTTGGAGTGCATGAAGTACGATATGAAGATGCGAGGTATTTTGCAGAATctgaaaaagatataaaattgtCTCGCGAACTCGAAGAGGGTAAAGTTCAGAgcgataaaaaattatcaaagggAAAGATAAAAATTGAGGATAATAAAGAAAATGTGATTCCACACTTCGGAAGTGATTCAGAAGATTCTGATGATGAAGAACAAGTAAGAAAAATGTTGGAAACATTTTCTTTCAAGTTGAACATGCCCTGGGGAGAAGACTCATCAGAAGATGAAGAGATTTTCTTGACATCCGAGTCAAATATGTTCGTAAGAACTCCTGAATTGATTGAGGATTCCCTAACTATTACTAGAGTTCCATATGGACATATAAAATCTCTTCACATAAATGAGCCAACAAAAGTGAATGATCTAAAAACCTTCTTTGTACCTCCTCAAGTTGAGAAAgtcaaaggaaaagaaagaataaagaaagggaTCCTTTTTTACAAGTCAGATGATTATAAACCCTCTGATCTTATCAAGCTTGATAACTCTGATGAGGAAATATATGAAGATGTCAACATGCCAAAATACTTTCCGAAGAATCTCAAAAACATGATGAATAGATCGGGAATTCCTGCGAGAAGGTCACGAgctaatcgaaaattttttcagaaaatgtgGAATCCACAACAAAAAAGAGTTGTGCTTCCAAATGGCCGAACGATACACACGAGAGGGCTAGGATATCATCAATCTGCCCATATGCACAAGATAACCAACAATGATTCACTTGTCATGCGACATACCTGCACTATGATTACAATAAAGGATATAAAGCAAGATAAGGACATGATCTCAATTGAGCCAGTAAAAACAAAGCTTCTGGAATTGAAAGATGctccacaagagcttgaagacGGGGGGCAAGCCACTGTTGATgagcttttagaaataaatttgggcAACGAAGAAGATCGAAGACCNGATgagcttttagaaataaatttgggcAACGAAGAAGATCGAAGAACTACTTATATTAGTGCACTACTTCCAGAAAAAGATCAAGACATGTTGAAAATATTGTTGTTAGAATATAAAGACTGTTTTGCTTTGACATATAAAGAAATGCCCGACATAGATCCAAGTGTGGCTGTTCATAAACTTGCCATTAGTCCAGATGTGGTTCCAGTTAAACAAGCTCCAAGAACAGATCATAACAGAAACTAA